The window GTTTCGCGGCGTAAAAATCCGGGGACCGTCCCCATGAGTTTTTCCCACTTTATCGCCCCAGGTCGGCAACATTCCGACAACCAAGCCAAGCGCGTTTGCCTGGGCGACTATCCAGTCGACGTGGCGGAAATACGCATCGTTCGGCTGGGCCGGATCGTCCCCGATCAGGGCAGAGTCGCCGTACGCATTAGGGTGACGAACGCCTTCGAATTCCGCCAGGACGACGGCCTGGATGAGGGTAAACCCTTGCCCGGCCCTTTTATTCAAATAGACAGCCGCCTCTTCGCGCGTAAGGCGGTGGAACAGTTCCCAAGCCGTATCGGCAAACCAGGCGAAAGGTGATCCGTCCGCGCGGACCAGAAAACGCCGGTTCCCGCTAACCCTCAGGGGCGGGCTGTCCGGTTCCTGCCGGGTGGTTGGGCGTGATGGCTCATCCGGCATGGGTAAGGAGGGAGTCGGCACCGTCGAAGCGGATTTTCAGGTCCGGACCGGGCAAACGCGGCGACCACACTCGAATGCCGGTTTTCGGTGCCGGAGCGTGGAATAAGCCTGTTTTATGCTTTGCGGTGCCACCGGGCCAGTTTGGCAAAGAAATCCTCCATGATAAACCTCTGGTCCACGGCACGGTAAACGCGGATCGGGCGGTTACCGCCGGTGTGCGCGTAATTCATTTCCGCGTTGAACTCCGGCGCGGCCCGCCACTCGAACCACCCGCACTCCGGGTACATCATCACGCCGACTGCGGGCGAATCCCCGAGAGAGCGGTGTTCGATCGGGTCGCCGCGATGGTGCCGGTTATTCCAATCGACGAGTTGTTCGACCAGGTATTTACCAAGTTCTCCCTTGTCGTAAACTCTTTCTACCAGTTCCGCGTAACTGACCGCCATCCGTTTATAGATCGTGCTGGGGATCTGCCAGACCTCCACCTTCGACCGGAACACGACGTTGGCGGCGTTGACATCATTCGACAGGTTAAACTCCCACCCCCCCACCGGCCAATCCTCGCCGCCGATCCAGACGACGCGCACGTTGCGCTCGGCGATGGCGGGTTCCTCAAGGAGGGCCGAAGCCATGTCGGTCAGCGGTCCCAGAAAAGCGACGTGAAGCGGGCGCGGGTCATCTTTCAACGCCTCGCCGATGATCAAAGCTGACCCTTCAGAAGGCACAGCGGTTTTTTCGTCCGGAAGGGCGCCCGGGGCCCCGGGGTGGATCGGAATACGGCCCGCCAGGTTCATCAGGTCGAGTAATTTCAGCACTTCCTCGTGGCTGGCCTGCAGGCTGCCCGGTCCCCGCCGGTCGCCGAAGTGGGCGGGGATGATGCCGTGCAGGTCAAAAAGCGGCGTCAAGATGGCGTGCACGATCGCGTACTGATCGTCGGCCTCGTTCTTGGCGTCGGTGTTAAGGATGACCCGGACTTTTTTGGAGGGGTCAGGGGTAAAGAGGGGGTCCATAATTTTTTGCAACTGCCGAGGCGGAAGGGAGATGGGTCGCTAAAG of the Verrucomicrobiota bacterium genome contains:
- a CDS encoding nucleoside hydrolase, with the translated sequence MDPLFTPDPSKKVRVILNTDAKNEADDQYAIVHAILTPLFDLHGIIPAHFGDRRGPGSLQASHEEVLKLLDLMNLAGRIPIHPGAPGALPDEKTAVPSEGSALIIGEALKDDPRPLHVAFLGPLTDMASALLEEPAIAERNVRVVWIGGEDWPVGGWEFNLSNDVNAANVVFRSKVEVWQIPSTIYKRMAVSYAELVERVYDKGELGKYLVEQLVDWNNRHHRGDPIEHRSLGDSPAVGVMMYPECGWFEWRAAPEFNAEMNYAHTGGNRPIRVYRAVDQRFIMEDFFAKLARWHRKA